From one Mesoplodon densirostris isolate mMesDen1 chromosome 19, mMesDen1 primary haplotype, whole genome shotgun sequence genomic stretch:
- the PRX gene encoding periaxin isoform X1, translating to MATPRRPPQELRRAELVEIIVETEAQTGVSGINVAGGGKEGIFVRELREDSPAARSLSLQEGDQLLSARVFFENFKYEDALRLLQCAEPYKVSFCLKRTVPTGDLALRSGTVAGYEIKGPRAKVAKLNIQSLSPVKKKKMVVPGALGVPADLAPVDVEFSFPKFSRLRRGLKAEAVKGPVPAAPTRRRLQLPRLRVREVAEEAQVARLAAAAPPPRKAKAEAEVAAGARFTAPQVELVGPRLPGAEVGVPQVAAPKGEVAPAAEVVSGFALHLPTLGLGAPAAPAVEPAAGGIQVPQVELPTLPSLPTLPTLPCLETQEGAVAVTVPTLDVAAPTVALDLALPGAEVEARVEAPEVALKMPRLSFPRFGARAKEVAEAKVAKGSPEARVKGPKLRMPTFGLSLLEPRPAAPEAVESKLKLPTIKMPSFGIGVSPPEVKVPKGPEVKLPKAPDVKLPKMPEAALPDVRLPEVELPKVSEMKLPKVPEMAVPEVRLPEVQLPKVPELKLPKVPEMAVPEVQLPEVQLPKVPELKLPKVPETKCPEMKLPKVPEMAVPEVRLPEVQLPKVSEIKLPKLPEMVVPDVHLPEVQLPKVSEMKVPDVKLPEMKLPKVPEMAVPEVRLPEVQLPKVSEIKLPKLPEIVVPDVHLPEVQLPKVSEMRLPEVQAPKVPDVHLPKAPEVKLPKAPEVQLKAARAEEAEGVESGFKMSKMTMPKLGRAESPSRGKPDEASAEVLGKLVTLPCLKPEMGSEARVGVPPLTLPSVELDLPGAFGLEGQVPAADMGKVEQSEAPGVEAGVGEMAFWLPSVEIVTPQLPTVEVEEGQVEVTEVKVKPSSKFSLPKFGLSGPKVTKAEAEGAGRATKLKVSKFAISLPKARVGAEAEARGTGEAGLLPALDLSVPQLSLDSHLPTGKVEVAGTDAKLKGPRFGLPRFGVRGRDSEAGELVPGAAELEGKSRGWDARVKMPKLKMPSFGLARGKEAEIQGGRVSPGEKPESTAVQLKIPEVELVTLGAQEEGQMSATRQVGTEGQDGGPRVPLCISLPQVELPSFGEADLGATPGQQAKNAPPPAEGTPGYRIQVPQVTLSLPGAQVVGGELLVGEGVFKMPAVTVPQLELDVGLSREVQVGEAATGEGGLRLKMPTLGARDAAGGEGPRDQPPGAERTFHLSLPDVELSPPAVGSHAEYQVSSEGEGDAGHKLKMRLPRFGLARAKEGVEEAEKAKNPKLRLPRVGFSQSEAAGGEGSPSPEDEEEEGCGEGASGRRGRVRVRLPRVGLTTPSKASRGQEGEAAPKSPGGEKSPKFRFPRVSLSPKAQEEGGFRVRLPNVGFSETGPPGPTRMEGAQAAVI from the exons ATGGCGACCCCTCGCCGCCCTCCGCAGGAGCTGAGGCGGGCGGAGTTGGTGGAGATCATCGTGGAGACGGAGGCGCAGACGGGGGTCAGCGGCATCAACGTAGCCGGCGGCGGCAAGGAGGGAATCTTCGTCCGCGAGCTGCGTGAGGACTCACCTGCGGCTAGGAGCCTCAGCCTGCAGGAAG GGGACCAGCTGCTGAGCGCCCGAGTGTTCTTCGAGAACTTCAAGTACGAGGACGCACTACGCCTGCTGCAATGCGCCGAGCCTTACAAGGTCTCCTTCTGCCTGAAGCGCACTGTGCCCACCGGGGACCTGGCGCTGCGGTCTGGGACCGTGGCTGGCTACGAGATCAAGGGCCCGCGGGCCAAGGTGGCCAAGCTG aaCATCCAGAGTCTGTCCCctgtgaagaagaagaagatggtgGTGCCCGGGGCCCTGGGGGTCCCTGCAGACCTGGCCCCTGTTGACGTCGAATTCTCCTTTCCCAAGTTCTCCCGTCTGCGTCGAGGCCTCAAAGCCGAGGCTGTTAAAGGTCCTGTCCCAGCTGCCCCCACCCGCCGGCGCCTCCAGCTGCCTCGGCTACGTGTCCGAGAAGTGGCCGAAGAGGCCCAGGTAGCCCGACTGGCAGCTGCAGCTCCTCCCCCCAGGAAGGCCAAAGCAGAGGCCGAGGTGGCTGCAGGGGCCCGATTCACAGCTCCCCAGGTGGAGCTGGTTGGGCCTCGGCTGCCGGGTGCTGAGGTGGGTGTCCCCCAGGTCGCAGCCCCCAAGGGGGAGGTGGCCCCTGCAGCAGAGGTAGTCAGCGGCTTTGCCCTCCACTTGCCAACCCTTGGGCTGGGAGCCCCAGCTGCACCTGCTGTGGAGCCTGCAGCTGGAGGGATCCAGGTCCCCCAAGTGGAGCTGCCCACCTTGCCCTCGCTACCCACTCTGCCCACACTTCCCTgcctggagacccaggaaggGGCTGTGGCAGTGACGGTGCCCACCCTGGACGTGGCAGCGCCTACGGTGGCGTTGGACCTGGCCTTGCCTGGTGCAGAGGTGGAAGCCCGAGTAGAGGCGCCTGAGGTGGCCCTGAAGATGCCCCGCCTCAGTTTCCCCCGCTTTGGGGCTCGAGCAAAGGAAGTTGCTGAGGCTAAGGTGGCCAAGGGCAGCCCTGAGGCCAGGGTGAAGGGGCCCAAACTTCGAATGCCCACCTTtgggctttctctcctggagCCCCGGCCCGCTGCCCCTGAAGCCGTTGAGAGCAAGCTGAAGCTGCCCACCATCAAGATGCCCTCCTTTGGCATCGGGGTCTCGCCGCCTGAGGTCAAGGTGCCCAAGGGGCCTGAGGTGAAGCTCCCCAAGGCCCCAGACGTCAAGCTCCCCAAAATGCCCGAGGCAGCCCTTCCAGATGTGCGACTCCCAGAGGTGGAGCTCCCCAAAGTGTCAGAGATGAAACTCCCAAAAGTGCCGGAGATGGCCGTGCCAGAGGTGAGGCTTCCAGAGGTGCAGCTGCCGAAAGTTCCAGAGCTGAAGCTGCCAAAGGTGCCTGAGATGGCCGTGCCAGAAGTGCAGCTCCCAGAAGTGCAGCTCCCGAAAGTTCCAGAGCTGAAGCTGCCAAAGGTACCCGAGACGAAATGCCCCGAGATGAAGCTCCCGAAGGTGCCCGAGATGGCTGTACCGGAGGTGCGGCTCCCAGAGGTACAGCTGCCAAAAGTCTCGGAGATAAAACTCCCCAAGTTGCCCGAGATGGTCGTGCCGGACGTGCACCTCCCGGAAGTGCAGCTGCCAAAAGTCTCAGAGATGAAAGTCCCCGACGTGAAACTCCCCGAGATGAAGCTCCCGAAGGTGCCCGAGATGGCTGTGCCAGAGGTGCGACTCCCAGAGGTACAGCTGCCAAAAGTCTCGGAGATAAAACTCCCCAAGTTGCCTGAGATAGTCGTGCCGGACGTGCACCTCCCGGAAGTGCAGCTGCCAAAGGTGTCGGAGATGCGGCTGCCAGAAGTGCAGGCGCCAAAGGTCCCAGATGTGCATCTGCCGAAGGCACCTGAGGTGAAGCTGCCCAAGGCTCCAGAGGTACAGCTAAAAGCTGCCAGGGCAGAGGAAGCAGAGGGGGTGGAATCTGGCTTCAAGATGTCCAAGATGACTATGCCTAAGCTAGGGAGGGCAGAGTCCCCATCTCGAGGCAAGCCAGATGAGGCTAGTGCTGAGGTCTTGGGGAAGCTGGTGACACTTCCCTGTCTGAAGCCAGAGATGGGCAGCGAGGCTCGTGTGGGTGTCCCCCCTCTCACACTGCCCTCAGTGGAACTAGACCTGCCCGGGGCCTTCGGCCTGGAggggcaggtcccagcagccgACATGGGCAAGGTGGAGCAGTCAGAAGCCCCTGGGGTGGAAGCAGGTGTCGGGGAAATGGCCTTCTGGTTGCCCTCCGTTGAGATCGTCACGCCACAGCTGCCCACAGTGGAGGTTGAGGAAGGGCAAGTAGAGGTGACGGAGGTGAAAGTCAAGCCTTCCTCCAAGTTCTCCCTGCCCAAGTTTGGACTCTCGGGGCCAAAGGTGACCAAGGCAGAGGCTGAGGGGGCTGGACGAGCCACCAAGCTGAAGGTGTCCAAGTTTGCCATCTCACTCCCCAAGGCTCGGGTGGGCGCCGAGGCGGAGGCCAGAGGGACGGGGGAGGCAGGCCTGCTGCCCGCCCTCGATCTGTCCGTCCCACAGCTCAGCCTGGATTCCCATCTGCCCACAGGCAAGGTGGAGGTGGCAGGGACTGATGCCAAGCTCAAGGGGCCCAGGTTTGGCCTGCCCAGGTTTGGGGTCAGAGGCCGGGACAGCGAGGCAGGAGAACTAGTGCCAGGGGCGGCTGAGTTGGAGGGCAAGAGCAGGGGTTGGGATGCGAGGGTGAAGATGCCCAAGCTGAAGATGCCCTCCTTTGGGCTGGCTCgagggaaggaagcagaaatCCAGGGGGGGCGAGTCAGCCCCGGGGAAAAGCCAGAGTCCACGGCTGTGCAGCTTAAGATCCCTGAGGTGGAATTGGTTACTCTGGGGGCCCAGGAGGAAGGGCAAATGTCCGCAACCAGGCAGGTGGGCACTGAGGGCCAGGATGGGGGGCCGAGGGTGCCGCTATGCATCTCCCTGCCCCAGGTGGAGCTGCCCAGCTTTGGGGAGGCTGACCTGGGTGCCACCCCCGGGCAGCAGGCCAAGAATGCACCTCCTCCAGCAGAGGGCACACCAGGCTATAGGATCCAGGTGCCTCAGGTGACCTTGTCTCTACCTGGAGCCCAGGTGGTGGGTGGTGAGCTGCTCGTGGGTGAGGGTGTCTTCAAGATGCCCGCTGTGACAGTGCCCCAGCTTGAGCTGGACGTGGGGCTGAGCCGAGAGGTGCAGGTGGGTGAGGCAGCCACAGGTGAGGGTGGGCTGAGGCTGAAGATGCCCACGCTGGGGGCTAGAGATGCGGCGGGGGGTGAGGGGCCTAGGGACCAGCCCCCAGGGGCCGAGCGCACCTTCCACCTCTCGCTGCCTGACGTGGAGCTCTCCCCGCCCGCTGTGGGCAGCCATGCTGAATACCAGGTGTCGTCCGAGGGCGAGGGGGATGCCGGACACAAGCTCAAGATGCGGCTGCCCCGGTTCGGCCTGGCACGGGCCAAGGAGGGGGTTGAGGAGGCCGAGAAGGCCAAGAACCCAAAACTCAGGCTGCCCCGCGTGGGCTTCAGCCAGAGCGAGGCGGCCGGTGGGGAAGGCTCCCCCAGCCCcgaggatgaggaagaggagggctGCGGGGAAGGGGCCTCCGGGCGCCGAGGCCGCGTCCGAGTCCGCTTGCCCCGTGTGGGCCTGACTACCCCTTCCAAGGCCTCTCGGGGGCAGGAGGGCGAGGCGGCCCCCAAGTCACCTGGAGGGGAGAAGTCACCCAAGTTCCGCTTCCCCCGGGTGTCCCTAAGCCCCAAGGCCCAGGAGGAAGGTGGATTCCGTGTCCGGCTGCCCAATGTGGGGTTTTCGGAGACGGGGCCTCCAGGACCCACGAGGATGGAGGGGGCTCAGGCTGCCGTCATCTGA
- the PRX gene encoding periaxin isoform X2, producing MVVPGALGVPADLAPVDVEFSFPKFSRLRRGLKAEAVKGPVPAAPTRRRLQLPRLRVREVAEEAQVARLAAAAPPPRKAKAEAEVAAGARFTAPQVELVGPRLPGAEVGVPQVAAPKGEVAPAAEVVSGFALHLPTLGLGAPAAPAVEPAAGGIQVPQVELPTLPSLPTLPTLPCLETQEGAVAVTVPTLDVAAPTVALDLALPGAEVEARVEAPEVALKMPRLSFPRFGARAKEVAEAKVAKGSPEARVKGPKLRMPTFGLSLLEPRPAAPEAVESKLKLPTIKMPSFGIGVSPPEVKVPKGPEVKLPKAPDVKLPKMPEAALPDVRLPEVELPKVSEMKLPKVPEMAVPEVRLPEVQLPKVPELKLPKVPEMAVPEVQLPEVQLPKVPELKLPKVPETKCPEMKLPKVPEMAVPEVRLPEVQLPKVSEIKLPKLPEMVVPDVHLPEVQLPKVSEMKVPDVKLPEMKLPKVPEMAVPEVRLPEVQLPKVSEIKLPKLPEIVVPDVHLPEVQLPKVSEMRLPEVQAPKVPDVHLPKAPEVKLPKAPEVQLKAARAEEAEGVESGFKMSKMTMPKLGRAESPSRGKPDEASAEVLGKLVTLPCLKPEMGSEARVGVPPLTLPSVELDLPGAFGLEGQVPAADMGKVEQSEAPGVEAGVGEMAFWLPSVEIVTPQLPTVEVEEGQVEVTEVKVKPSSKFSLPKFGLSGPKVTKAEAEGAGRATKLKVSKFAISLPKARVGAEAEARGTGEAGLLPALDLSVPQLSLDSHLPTGKVEVAGTDAKLKGPRFGLPRFGVRGRDSEAGELVPGAAELEGKSRGWDARVKMPKLKMPSFGLARGKEAEIQGGRVSPGEKPESTAVQLKIPEVELVTLGAQEEGQMSATRQVGTEGQDGGPRVPLCISLPQVELPSFGEADLGATPGQQAKNAPPPAEGTPGYRIQVPQVTLSLPGAQVVGGELLVGEGVFKMPAVTVPQLELDVGLSREVQVGEAATGEGGLRLKMPTLGARDAAGGEGPRDQPPGAERTFHLSLPDVELSPPAVGSHAEYQVSSEGEGDAGHKLKMRLPRFGLARAKEGVEEAEKAKNPKLRLPRVGFSQSEAAGGEGSPSPEDEEEEGCGEGASGRRGRVRVRLPRVGLTTPSKASRGQEGEAAPKSPGGEKSPKFRFPRVSLSPKAQEEGGFRVRLPNVGFSETGPPGPTRMEGAQAAVI from the coding sequence atggtgGTGCCCGGGGCCCTGGGGGTCCCTGCAGACCTGGCCCCTGTTGACGTCGAATTCTCCTTTCCCAAGTTCTCCCGTCTGCGTCGAGGCCTCAAAGCCGAGGCTGTTAAAGGTCCTGTCCCAGCTGCCCCCACCCGCCGGCGCCTCCAGCTGCCTCGGCTACGTGTCCGAGAAGTGGCCGAAGAGGCCCAGGTAGCCCGACTGGCAGCTGCAGCTCCTCCCCCCAGGAAGGCCAAAGCAGAGGCCGAGGTGGCTGCAGGGGCCCGATTCACAGCTCCCCAGGTGGAGCTGGTTGGGCCTCGGCTGCCGGGTGCTGAGGTGGGTGTCCCCCAGGTCGCAGCCCCCAAGGGGGAGGTGGCCCCTGCAGCAGAGGTAGTCAGCGGCTTTGCCCTCCACTTGCCAACCCTTGGGCTGGGAGCCCCAGCTGCACCTGCTGTGGAGCCTGCAGCTGGAGGGATCCAGGTCCCCCAAGTGGAGCTGCCCACCTTGCCCTCGCTACCCACTCTGCCCACACTTCCCTgcctggagacccaggaaggGGCTGTGGCAGTGACGGTGCCCACCCTGGACGTGGCAGCGCCTACGGTGGCGTTGGACCTGGCCTTGCCTGGTGCAGAGGTGGAAGCCCGAGTAGAGGCGCCTGAGGTGGCCCTGAAGATGCCCCGCCTCAGTTTCCCCCGCTTTGGGGCTCGAGCAAAGGAAGTTGCTGAGGCTAAGGTGGCCAAGGGCAGCCCTGAGGCCAGGGTGAAGGGGCCCAAACTTCGAATGCCCACCTTtgggctttctctcctggagCCCCGGCCCGCTGCCCCTGAAGCCGTTGAGAGCAAGCTGAAGCTGCCCACCATCAAGATGCCCTCCTTTGGCATCGGGGTCTCGCCGCCTGAGGTCAAGGTGCCCAAGGGGCCTGAGGTGAAGCTCCCCAAGGCCCCAGACGTCAAGCTCCCCAAAATGCCCGAGGCAGCCCTTCCAGATGTGCGACTCCCAGAGGTGGAGCTCCCCAAAGTGTCAGAGATGAAACTCCCAAAAGTGCCGGAGATGGCCGTGCCAGAGGTGAGGCTTCCAGAGGTGCAGCTGCCGAAAGTTCCAGAGCTGAAGCTGCCAAAGGTGCCTGAGATGGCCGTGCCAGAAGTGCAGCTCCCAGAAGTGCAGCTCCCGAAAGTTCCAGAGCTGAAGCTGCCAAAGGTACCCGAGACGAAATGCCCCGAGATGAAGCTCCCGAAGGTGCCCGAGATGGCTGTACCGGAGGTGCGGCTCCCAGAGGTACAGCTGCCAAAAGTCTCGGAGATAAAACTCCCCAAGTTGCCCGAGATGGTCGTGCCGGACGTGCACCTCCCGGAAGTGCAGCTGCCAAAAGTCTCAGAGATGAAAGTCCCCGACGTGAAACTCCCCGAGATGAAGCTCCCGAAGGTGCCCGAGATGGCTGTGCCAGAGGTGCGACTCCCAGAGGTACAGCTGCCAAAAGTCTCGGAGATAAAACTCCCCAAGTTGCCTGAGATAGTCGTGCCGGACGTGCACCTCCCGGAAGTGCAGCTGCCAAAGGTGTCGGAGATGCGGCTGCCAGAAGTGCAGGCGCCAAAGGTCCCAGATGTGCATCTGCCGAAGGCACCTGAGGTGAAGCTGCCCAAGGCTCCAGAGGTACAGCTAAAAGCTGCCAGGGCAGAGGAAGCAGAGGGGGTGGAATCTGGCTTCAAGATGTCCAAGATGACTATGCCTAAGCTAGGGAGGGCAGAGTCCCCATCTCGAGGCAAGCCAGATGAGGCTAGTGCTGAGGTCTTGGGGAAGCTGGTGACACTTCCCTGTCTGAAGCCAGAGATGGGCAGCGAGGCTCGTGTGGGTGTCCCCCCTCTCACACTGCCCTCAGTGGAACTAGACCTGCCCGGGGCCTTCGGCCTGGAggggcaggtcccagcagccgACATGGGCAAGGTGGAGCAGTCAGAAGCCCCTGGGGTGGAAGCAGGTGTCGGGGAAATGGCCTTCTGGTTGCCCTCCGTTGAGATCGTCACGCCACAGCTGCCCACAGTGGAGGTTGAGGAAGGGCAAGTAGAGGTGACGGAGGTGAAAGTCAAGCCTTCCTCCAAGTTCTCCCTGCCCAAGTTTGGACTCTCGGGGCCAAAGGTGACCAAGGCAGAGGCTGAGGGGGCTGGACGAGCCACCAAGCTGAAGGTGTCCAAGTTTGCCATCTCACTCCCCAAGGCTCGGGTGGGCGCCGAGGCGGAGGCCAGAGGGACGGGGGAGGCAGGCCTGCTGCCCGCCCTCGATCTGTCCGTCCCACAGCTCAGCCTGGATTCCCATCTGCCCACAGGCAAGGTGGAGGTGGCAGGGACTGATGCCAAGCTCAAGGGGCCCAGGTTTGGCCTGCCCAGGTTTGGGGTCAGAGGCCGGGACAGCGAGGCAGGAGAACTAGTGCCAGGGGCGGCTGAGTTGGAGGGCAAGAGCAGGGGTTGGGATGCGAGGGTGAAGATGCCCAAGCTGAAGATGCCCTCCTTTGGGCTGGCTCgagggaaggaagcagaaatCCAGGGGGGGCGAGTCAGCCCCGGGGAAAAGCCAGAGTCCACGGCTGTGCAGCTTAAGATCCCTGAGGTGGAATTGGTTACTCTGGGGGCCCAGGAGGAAGGGCAAATGTCCGCAACCAGGCAGGTGGGCACTGAGGGCCAGGATGGGGGGCCGAGGGTGCCGCTATGCATCTCCCTGCCCCAGGTGGAGCTGCCCAGCTTTGGGGAGGCTGACCTGGGTGCCACCCCCGGGCAGCAGGCCAAGAATGCACCTCCTCCAGCAGAGGGCACACCAGGCTATAGGATCCAGGTGCCTCAGGTGACCTTGTCTCTACCTGGAGCCCAGGTGGTGGGTGGTGAGCTGCTCGTGGGTGAGGGTGTCTTCAAGATGCCCGCTGTGACAGTGCCCCAGCTTGAGCTGGACGTGGGGCTGAGCCGAGAGGTGCAGGTGGGTGAGGCAGCCACAGGTGAGGGTGGGCTGAGGCTGAAGATGCCCACGCTGGGGGCTAGAGATGCGGCGGGGGGTGAGGGGCCTAGGGACCAGCCCCCAGGGGCCGAGCGCACCTTCCACCTCTCGCTGCCTGACGTGGAGCTCTCCCCGCCCGCTGTGGGCAGCCATGCTGAATACCAGGTGTCGTCCGAGGGCGAGGGGGATGCCGGACACAAGCTCAAGATGCGGCTGCCCCGGTTCGGCCTGGCACGGGCCAAGGAGGGGGTTGAGGAGGCCGAGAAGGCCAAGAACCCAAAACTCAGGCTGCCCCGCGTGGGCTTCAGCCAGAGCGAGGCGGCCGGTGGGGAAGGCTCCCCCAGCCCcgaggatgaggaagaggagggctGCGGGGAAGGGGCCTCCGGGCGCCGAGGCCGCGTCCGAGTCCGCTTGCCCCGTGTGGGCCTGACTACCCCTTCCAAGGCCTCTCGGGGGCAGGAGGGCGAGGCGGCCCCCAAGTCACCTGGAGGGGAGAAGTCACCCAAGTTCCGCTTCCCCCGGGTGTCCCTAAGCCCCAAGGCCCAGGAGGAAGGTGGATTCCGTGTCCGGCTGCCCAATGTGGGGTTTTCGGAGACGGGGCCTCCAGGACCCACGAGGATGGAGGGGGCTCAGGCTGCCGTCATCTGA